A genome region from Verrucomicrobiota bacterium includes the following:
- a CDS encoding rhodanese-like domain-containing protein, whose amino-acid sequence MTTNDAASRLRSKGLQIIEHTNVVSLLHDARYASGLVLFVDARDDQHFQEGHIPGAHQLDHYRPEKYLPAVLGACMSAEQIVVYCNGGECEDSEFTAIMLTQSGVPADRLFVYAGGIAEWTQHGEPVELGARGSRVMKEAVR is encoded by the coding sequence GTGACCACGAACGATGCCGCGTCGCGACTGCGTTCCAAAGGTCTTCAAATCATCGAGCACACCAACGTTGTTTCTCTCTTGCATGATGCGCGATACGCTTCTGGGCTGGTGCTCTTCGTGGATGCGCGCGACGACCAGCACTTCCAGGAAGGGCACATTCCGGGCGCGCATCAACTGGACCACTATCGACCGGAGAAGTATCTGCCCGCAGTCCTGGGCGCCTGCATGTCCGCGGAGCAGATCGTCGTGTATTGCAATGGCGGGGAGTGCGAAGACAGCGAGTTCACAGCCATCATGTTGACGCAATCGGGCGTTCCCGCCGACCGATTGTTCGTTTACGCGGGCGGAATTGCCGAGTGGACACAGCATGGTGAGCCGGTCGAACTCGGCGCTCGCGGCAGTCGTGTAATGAAGGAGGCAGTGCGATGA
- a CDS encoding DUF1573 domain-containing protein, whose product MKTICAGIFLATIVVVEAADPSPAAPAPAGASVATATTNAPKIQFASTIFDFGTSSNGNPVRADFVFTNTGNATLEIIDVKPSCGCTTAGAWDKRVEPGQTGKIPLQLNVASYGGTVIKTATVTCNDSKQPTVVLQIKGEIWKPIDVAPNVVVFNPANPQTNEVRVVRVTNRTGQPLEITDLQSGNPSFAATLKEVTPGKEFEIVIATVPPLKIGNVQGAITAKSSSTNLPNIMITAIAMVPQPVVVTPAQLMVQSGPLAKAAQYDVTIWNNQTAPIALSDPTVSLTNVTVQVGERQTGHVFNVALKFPAGFQLPPGQRAELKINTSDPQVPVVTVPFYPAPVTAPAPAAAPTK is encoded by the coding sequence ATGAAGACTATTTGTGCAGGGATTTTCTTAGCCACGATCGTGGTTGTCGAAGCCGCCGATCCATCCCCGGCGGCGCCTGCACCCGCTGGCGCCAGCGTCGCGACTGCCACGACCAATGCGCCGAAGATACAGTTTGCCTCCACGATCTTTGATTTCGGCACGTCGTCCAATGGAAATCCTGTTCGTGCCGACTTCGTGTTCACCAACACAGGCAACGCCACGTTGGAGATCATCGACGTGAAACCTAGCTGCGGTTGCACGACCGCCGGCGCTTGGGATAAGCGCGTCGAACCTGGCCAGACAGGCAAGATTCCGCTTCAGTTGAACGTCGCAAGTTACGGCGGCACAGTCATCAAAACAGCCACCGTCACTTGCAACGATTCCAAGCAACCCACCGTGGTGCTGCAGATCAAAGGCGAAATCTGGAAGCCTATTGATGTCGCGCCCAACGTCGTTGTCTTCAATCCAGCAAATCCGCAAACGAATGAGGTGCGCGTGGTACGCGTGACCAACAGGACTGGCCAACCTCTCGAAATCACCGACCTGCAAAGCGGCAATCCATCTTTCGCCGCCACCTTGAAGGAAGTCACGCCGGGCAAGGAGTTCGAGATTGTGATTGCCACCGTGCCGCCTCTGAAAATCGGCAACGTGCAGGGCGCCATCACGGCGAAGTCTTCCTCCACCAATCTGCCAAACATCATGATCACGGCGATTGCGATGGTGCCGCAACCAGTCGTCGTCACGCCCGCTCAATTGATGGTGCAGTCCGGACCGCTCGCCAAAGCCGCGCAATATGATGTGACGATCTGGAACAACCAGACCGCACCCATTGCTCTCTCTGATCCCACAGTGAGCCTGACCAATGTCACGGTCCAGGTTGGCGAACGGCAGACGGGCCATGTCTTTAATGTCGCGTTGAAATTCCCCGCCGGCTTCCAACTCCCGCCCGGCCAGCGCGCCGAACTAAAGATCAATACCAGCGATCCGCAGGTGCCGGTGGTCACCGTGCCGTTTTATCCGGCGCCGGTGACGGCTCCTGCTCCTGCCGCCGCGCCGACAAAGTGA
- a CDS encoding DUF5009 domain-containing protein, protein MFLMMAEVLRFCEVSAALPASGFWRFLCHHQSHVPWVGCALHDLIQPGFYFLVGAALPFSIASRRARGQLFPAMFRHAVIRSLILIVLGMAVNAIHAWKEFFNLIDTLTQIGLAYSFLFLLGFRPVRDWWIALGVILTGYWLFFALYPVPGADFDYGRVGVTQEWLGQFGVTGFAAHWMKNSNVAWAFDTWFLNLFPRGGPFAYYVNGLTTLNFIPTIGTMILGLISGHVLRSERSPWEKVRWFVVAGVVGLSSGWGLGALGVCPVVKAIWTPSWVLFSGGWCFLFLAAFYLVVDIWGQKRAAFPLVVIGMNSIAAYCGTHVYQAWAFGALYRVFGRGIFKLFGDTYEPVVYGVAVLLLFELGLYLMYRRKMFLRI, encoded by the coding sequence ATGTTTCTGATGATGGCGGAGGTGTTGCGATTTTGCGAGGTGTCGGCTGCTTTGCCTGCTTCCGGTTTCTGGAGATTTCTGTGTCACCATCAAAGCCACGTGCCGTGGGTTGGCTGTGCACTGCACGACCTCATTCAGCCGGGCTTTTATTTTCTCGTGGGCGCGGCGTTGCCGTTTTCCATCGCGAGCCGCCGCGCACGGGGACAACTGTTTCCGGCCATGTTCCGGCACGCCGTGATACGCTCACTGATCCTCATCGTTCTGGGCATGGCCGTGAACGCCATCCATGCGTGGAAGGAGTTTTTCAACTTAATCGACACACTCACCCAGATCGGTCTCGCCTACAGCTTTCTTTTCCTGCTGGGGTTCCGTCCGGTCCGCGATTGGTGGATCGCGCTCGGTGTGATCTTAACCGGCTATTGGCTCTTCTTCGCGCTTTACCCTGTGCCCGGGGCTGATTTCGATTACGGGAGGGTGGGCGTCACACAGGAATGGCTGGGTCAATTCGGGGTGACGGGCTTCGCCGCGCACTGGATGAAAAACTCCAACGTCGCTTGGGCGTTTGACACCTGGTTTCTAAACCTGTTTCCGCGCGGTGGCCCGTTCGCTTACTACGTAAATGGGCTTACGACACTCAATTTTATTCCGACCATTGGCACGATGATACTTGGCCTGATCTCCGGCCACGTGTTGCGAAGCGAACGTAGTCCGTGGGAAAAGGTTCGCTGGTTTGTGGTGGCGGGCGTCGTCGGCTTGTCAAGCGGTTGGGGATTGGGCGCGTTGGGTGTTTGCCCCGTCGTGAAAGCGATCTGGACGCCAAGCTGGGTGCTCTTCAGTGGCGGTTGGTGCTTTCTGTTCCTGGCGGCGTTTTATTTGGTGGTGGATATTTGGGGACAGAAGCGCGCGGCGTTCCCATTGGTCGTCATCGGCATGAATTCAATCGCGGCTTACTGCGGTACCCATGTCTATCAGGCTTGGGCGTTCGGCGCCCTTTACAGAGTGTTTGGTCGGGGGATCTTCAAACTGTTCGGCGACACCTACGAACCTGTCGTTTACGGCGTCGCGGTGCTTCTACTGTTCGAACTGGGCCTGTATCTGATGTATCGGCGAAAAATGTTCTTGCGAATCTAG
- a CDS encoding quinone oxidoreductase — MPHAIHIHETGGPEKMRWAEVQVGTPGPGEALVRNTAVGLNFIDTYHRSGLYPVPLPFTPGMEGAGVVEAVGPRVKEFKVGDRVAYANPIGAYAEVLLRPAERLVKIPAGIADQLAAAIMLKGMTAWYLIRRTFNVKQGDTILVHAAAGGVGQILCQWAKHLGATVIGTVGSHEKAALAKKAGCKHVIVTAREKFVESVKEITKGKGVPVVYDGVGKDTFMDSLDCLSPLGLMVSFGNASGPVAAFNPAVLSQKGSLFLTRPTLFHYTDRREDLVRAARELFAVVKRKAVKIAINQTYPLREAAQAHRDLEARKTTGSTVLLP; from the coding sequence ATGCCTCACGCAATCCACATTCACGAAACCGGCGGCCCTGAAAAAATGCGCTGGGCAGAAGTTCAGGTTGGAACGCCCGGTCCGGGCGAAGCTCTTGTGCGCAACACCGCCGTCGGCCTCAACTTCATCGACACCTATCATCGCAGCGGACTTTATCCAGTGCCGCTGCCGTTTACGCCCGGCATGGAGGGCGCAGGCGTCGTTGAAGCGGTCGGTCCGCGAGTCAAAGAGTTCAAGGTCGGCGACCGTGTTGCCTACGCGAACCCCATCGGTGCCTACGCCGAAGTGCTGTTGCGTCCGGCGGAGCGCTTGGTGAAAATACCGGCTGGCATCGCCGATCAACTCGCCGCGGCGATCATGCTCAAGGGCATGACCGCGTGGTATCTCATCCGACGCACCTTCAACGTCAAGCAAGGAGACACGATTCTTGTGCACGCGGCGGCGGGTGGTGTGGGTCAGATTCTTTGTCAATGGGCAAAACATCTCGGCGCAACTGTAATCGGCACCGTCGGCAGCCACGAGAAAGCTGCGCTTGCGAAGAAAGCCGGATGCAAACACGTCATCGTCACAGCCAGAGAAAAGTTCGTCGAGAGCGTGAAAGAAATCACGAAGGGCAAGGGAGTACCGGTGGTCTATGACGGAGTCGGCAAAGACACATTTATGGATTCGCTTGATTGCCTGTCGCCGCTCGGACTGATGGTGAGTTTCGGAAACGCTTCCGGGCCGGTGGCCGCATTCAACCCTGCCGTTCTCTCGCAGAAAGGCTCATTGTTTTTGACGCGCCCGACTTTGTTTCATTACACCGACCGACGGGAGGACCTGGTGCGGGCGGCTCGCGAACTGTTTGCCGTGGTAAAGCGCAAGGCGGTCAAGATTGCCATCAACCAAACTTACCCGTTGCGCGAAGCGGCACAGGCACATCGCGACCTCGAAGCGCGCAAAACCACCGGTTCGACCGTGCTCTTGCCTTAG
- a CDS encoding DoxX family protein translates to MNSTVAKSRNVWLVALLARLILGGLFIYMGLSKALHPVEFLKLVRQYDLTHTPLLLNLIAAGLPWFEIFCGLLLIAGVAVRGVALMLVAMLVPFTIVVLNRAMGLHETSGLPFCAIKFDCGCGAGEVFICRKLAENTLLTLAALFLIWWREHRMALRASLFS, encoded by the coding sequence ATGAATTCAACGGTGGCCAAATCGCGGAATGTTTGGTTGGTGGCACTGTTGGCGCGCCTGATCCTCGGCGGACTGTTCATCTACATGGGCCTGAGCAAGGCGCTGCACCCGGTGGAGTTTTTGAAACTGGTCCGTCAATACGACCTCACGCACACGCCGTTGCTGCTGAATTTGATCGCCGCCGGACTGCCGTGGTTTGAAATCTTCTGCGGTTTGTTGCTGATCGCCGGTGTCGCCGTGCGGGGCGTTGCATTGATGCTCGTGGCGATGCTCGTGCCCTTCACCATCGTTGTGCTGAACCGCGCGATGGGTCTGCATGAAACCAGCGGCCTCCCATTTTGCGCCATCAAGTTCGATTGCGGCTGCGGCGCTGGCGAAGTGTTCATCTGTCGCAAGCTTGCCGAGAATACGTTGTTGACGCTGGCGGCGCTATTCCTGATCTGGTGGCGCGAGCACCGCATGGCCTTGCGCGCATCATTGTTTAGCTGA